In one Micromonospora polyrhachis genomic region, the following are encoded:
- a CDS encoding TIGR02680 family protein, producing the protein MSALAGPTVPSPGPHLSDAQLAGWRDAVAHGRLPDPVRSRWQILRAGVIGLWEFDVAEYVFADGRAQFVGANQSGKSTLMTLTTLIMLAGNLERQNIDTFGDSGKDFRYYVEPSGNDQDRRDDSATAHRGWAWVEYGRIRDEGTSEFFTTLLYAQAKRGVSQLTRTWMICHGTARVRAGLDLVSGQAVTEPKHLDGIDGVQVFPTGTHYRRKLTTTLFGFTDEDRYATVLELLKTLRTPHLGQKLNPDWFTNQIRSALPPLARDEIEGLASGWQQVEQVGADRTDAEEARSAIVDYVTKAWRPWADAVLRQHADTLAEADAALSAASAAVDAAAATLDQARQALNAESTKTQQLTNAAERNRGAHQQLLESAAYKSATSRAEAATFARRAANQAATRANEAKAALVTLGSLYEQALAKQTKAQADLETARTGYQAAVTATVTAAGTAMLGDLAAQWAADADTARLDAAVAARRTAVATLRNLLRETTKLAAKYRTADDLASAAKADLNTRNADAEAAAGRLSDAIQQLSDDMERWAASLTGPAPESALQQRWLEQVTTESIAASPRQVLQQMLIRDWLTPAVDPRTTRVAQLRTEAEQQQSAATAADREADELAMHGDPVPPAPAGWTRRPRPPFPSADGAPLWRLVDPADGVERDVLDQVEAALTAAGLLDAWVTVDGVYTAGRDGTDMVATSLPTATGPALSRVLVPAGDSGPLTATITTILDGIGFTPAGQPHASAVAVAVDGRWQTPTAAGQAGPTEHGAELIGAAARAAARQRRITELHELAEQHRAQADDANQAADTVIDEIAALRTAAEQAPSDGDTVAAALALTAANRERDTAQRKHMALAGKADAARQVWETATADATAHALEHRLPNSDEHLDNVTEALDDAAAATGRLRLAVQGRDTAEQTSAAAESKTIESEAQLDAGVEAERTAAAEAALLDERATEAEKAVGRGDQELFDRATELDREADALKSAIAASHRDGLALAGAAATAQSDWEQRRREQATAEQDRGVAVVSWWIPVDAGLAAARNLPEPSGRTVDDALQQARTAIANLRPASWPATRTGREDRVRQVTARLFAGPYTELQTSLEAKGGRAVHAAEADDARPLPEITMVVEASGKQLTPAAAIAHLDDQIAKLSATHDEKLHQMYAQILSSTFINHLRDRLKRVLSLLSTVNDVLERHPTGANRTTLRLRRHPRNEQQAGYKILRALESGSFESDAAQEQLQAFLIERLQQVQEAGLPGVDDWTDRLATLLDYRDWFDVVCEFRVGTAPDPKWKPLTKQVHAVDSGGGKVVTLMQPLLATLVALYSDNPAGPRPLWLDEAFEGVDPNNRAIMLRMLCDFDLDFLLAGPGALVAAAQVPAAAIWTITRAPAPLPGVDLSLMLWAGNTLQIVPVADTAAPLLATPRPAEQDGPDLLSTLTADAAAPGSQEMR; encoded by the coding sequence ATGAGCGCCCTCGCCGGCCCGACCGTACCGTCACCGGGCCCGCACCTGTCCGACGCCCAGCTCGCCGGATGGCGCGACGCCGTCGCGCACGGCCGGCTGCCGGATCCGGTCCGCAGCCGGTGGCAGATCCTGCGGGCCGGGGTCATCGGTTTGTGGGAGTTCGACGTCGCCGAGTACGTGTTCGCTGACGGCCGCGCCCAGTTCGTCGGCGCGAACCAGTCCGGCAAGTCGACGCTGATGACGTTGACGACGCTGATCATGCTCGCAGGCAACCTCGAACGGCAGAACATCGACACCTTCGGTGACTCCGGCAAAGACTTCCGGTACTACGTCGAGCCGTCCGGCAACGACCAGGACCGCCGCGACGACTCCGCGACCGCGCATCGCGGCTGGGCGTGGGTCGAGTACGGCCGGATCCGTGACGAAGGCACCTCGGAGTTCTTCACCACGCTGCTGTACGCGCAAGCCAAACGGGGCGTGTCGCAGCTGACCCGCACCTGGATGATCTGCCACGGCACCGCCCGGGTCCGCGCCGGCCTCGACCTGGTGAGCGGGCAGGCGGTCACCGAACCGAAACACCTCGACGGCATTGACGGAGTCCAGGTCTTTCCCACCGGCACGCACTACCGGCGCAAGCTGACCACCACACTGTTCGGGTTCACCGATGAAGACCGGTACGCGACCGTGCTCGAGCTGCTCAAGACCCTGCGGACCCCGCATCTAGGGCAGAAACTGAATCCGGACTGGTTCACCAACCAGATCCGCTCGGCATTGCCACCGCTGGCCCGCGACGAGATCGAAGGACTCGCCTCTGGCTGGCAGCAGGTCGAGCAGGTCGGCGCCGACCGCACCGACGCCGAGGAGGCCCGGTCCGCGATCGTGGACTACGTCACCAAGGCGTGGCGGCCGTGGGCGGACGCCGTTCTGCGCCAGCACGCCGACACCCTCGCCGAAGCCGACGCCGCGCTCAGCGCGGCGTCGGCGGCCGTGGACGCCGCCGCCGCGACGCTGGATCAGGCCCGGCAGGCTCTCAACGCCGAATCGACCAAGACCCAGCAGCTCACTAACGCCGCCGAGCGTAACCGCGGAGCGCATCAGCAGCTGCTGGAGTCCGCGGCGTACAAGAGCGCGACCAGCCGGGCCGAAGCCGCGACGTTCGCCCGCCGCGCCGCCAACCAAGCCGCCACCCGCGCCAATGAGGCCAAGGCGGCGCTGGTCACGCTGGGCAGCCTGTACGAGCAGGCGCTGGCCAAGCAGACCAAGGCGCAAGCGGACCTGGAGACCGCCCGCACCGGCTACCAGGCGGCGGTGACCGCCACCGTCACCGCCGCCGGCACGGCGATGCTCGGAGACCTGGCGGCCCAGTGGGCCGCCGACGCGGATACTGCCCGGCTGGACGCGGCCGTTGCCGCTCGCAGGACCGCGGTAGCCACCCTGCGAAACCTGCTGCGGGAGACGACCAAGCTGGCTGCCAAGTACCGCACAGCCGACGACCTGGCGAGCGCCGCAAAAGCAGACCTCAACACCCGTAACGCCGATGCGGAGGCCGCCGCCGGCAGGCTCAGCGACGCGATACAGCAGCTGTCCGACGACATGGAACGGTGGGCCGCCTCACTGACCGGACCCGCACCGGAGTCGGCCCTTCAGCAGCGCTGGCTCGAGCAGGTCACGACGGAGTCGATCGCCGCCAGCCCGCGTCAGGTGCTGCAGCAGATGCTCATACGGGACTGGCTCACCCCAGCCGTCGACCCGCGCACCACCCGAGTCGCGCAGCTACGTACCGAAGCCGAACAGCAGCAGTCCGCGGCGACGGCCGCTGACCGGGAAGCCGACGAGCTAGCGATGCACGGTGACCCGGTCCCGCCGGCTCCGGCCGGCTGGACCCGCCGCCCGCGGCCACCGTTCCCGTCCGCAGACGGGGCGCCACTGTGGCGGCTGGTCGACCCGGCCGACGGGGTCGAGCGGGACGTGCTGGACCAGGTTGAGGCCGCCTTGACCGCCGCAGGCCTGCTCGACGCATGGGTCACCGTCGACGGGGTGTACACCGCCGGCCGCGACGGCACGGACATGGTCGCCACGAGCCTGCCCACAGCGACTGGTCCGGCGCTGTCGAGGGTGCTCGTCCCAGCCGGCGACAGCGGCCCGCTGACCGCGACGATCACGACAATCCTCGACGGAATCGGGTTCACCCCGGCCGGACAGCCGCACGCCAGCGCTGTCGCGGTCGCCGTCGACGGCCGCTGGCAGACCCCGACCGCCGCCGGACAAGCAGGTCCGACCGAACACGGCGCCGAGCTGATCGGCGCTGCCGCCCGCGCTGCCGCCCGGCAACGCCGGATCACAGAGTTGCACGAGCTGGCCGAGCAGCACCGCGCCCAGGCCGATGACGCAAACCAGGCCGCGGACACCGTGATCGATGAGATCGCCGCGCTGCGGACCGCGGCGGAGCAGGCACCGTCTGACGGCGACACGGTCGCCGCCGCATTGGCGTTGACGGCCGCCAACCGCGAACGTGACACCGCCCAGCGCAAGCACATGGCCTTGGCCGGCAAAGCCGACGCCGCCCGCCAGGTGTGGGAGACCGCGACCGCGGACGCAACCGCTCACGCGCTCGAACACCGGCTGCCGAACTCCGACGAGCACCTCGACAACGTCACCGAAGCGCTCGACGATGCCGCAGCCGCGACCGGCCGGCTCCGACTCGCCGTCCAGGGCCGCGACACCGCCGAGCAGACCAGCGCCGCAGCAGAATCGAAGACCATCGAATCCGAAGCCCAACTTGACGCCGGCGTCGAGGCAGAACGGACCGCAGCGGCCGAGGCGGCACTGCTCGACGAGCGGGCCACCGAGGCGGAGAAGGCTGTCGGGCGTGGCGACCAAGAGTTGTTCGACCGGGCCACCGAACTCGATCGTGAGGCCGACGCGCTCAAATCGGCGATCGCCGCCTCCCACCGTGACGGTCTCGCCCTAGCCGGGGCCGCCGCCACCGCGCAGAGTGACTGGGAACAACGCCGCCGGGAGCAGGCCACCGCCGAACAGGATCGCGGCGTCGCCGTCGTCAGCTGGTGGATTCCAGTCGACGCGGGGCTCGCTGCGGCCCGCAACCTACCCGAGCCGAGCGGGCGCACCGTCGACGACGCTTTACAGCAGGCCCGCACCGCAATCGCCAACCTGCGGCCAGCGAGCTGGCCGGCGACGCGCACCGGACGCGAGGACCGAGTCCGGCAGGTGACCGCCCGGCTGTTCGCCGGCCCCTACACCGAGCTGCAGACCAGCCTCGAAGCCAAAGGCGGCCGCGCCGTGCACGCCGCCGAAGCCGACGACGCCCGGCCGCTGCCGGAGATCACCATGGTGGTGGAAGCCTCCGGTAAGCAACTCACCCCGGCCGCGGCGATCGCGCACCTCGACGACCAGATCGCGAAGCTGTCTGCCACCCATGACGAGAAGCTGCACCAGATGTACGCGCAGATTCTGTCATCGACATTCATCAACCACCTGCGCGACCGTCTCAAGCGTGTCCTGAGCCTGCTGAGCACCGTCAACGACGTCCTCGAACGGCACCCGACCGGAGCGAACCGAACCACGCTGCGGCTGCGCCGGCACCCACGCAACGAACAACAGGCCGGCTACAAGATCTTGCGCGCTCTGGAGTCCGGCAGCTTCGAATCCGACGCTGCGCAGGAGCAACTACAGGCCTTCCTCATCGAACGGCTCCAGCAGGTTCAGGAAGCCGGCCTGCCTGGCGTCGACGACTGGACCGACCGGCTCGCCACCCTGCTCGACTACCGTGATTGGTTCGACGTCGTGTGCGAATTCCGGGTCGGGACCGCCCCCGACCCGAAATGGAAACCGCTGACGAAACAGGTCCACGCGGTTGACTCCGGCGGCGGCAAAGTTGTCACCCTGATGCAGCCGTTGCTGGCTACCCTCGTCGCCCTGTACTCCGACAACCCGGCCGGGCCCCGCCCGCTGTGGCTCGACGAAGCGTTCGAAGGCGTCGATCCCAACAACCGGGCGATCATGCTGCGGATGCTGTGCGACTTCGACCTCGACTTCCTGCTCGCCGGCCCCGGTGCCCTCGTCGCCGCGGCCCAGGTCCCCGCCGCCGCGATCTGGACCATCACCCGGGCGCCGGCGCCGCTGCCCGGCGTCGACCTATCCCTGATGCTGTGGGCCGGGAACACACTGCAGATCGTGCCGGTCGCCGACACTGCCGCGCCGCTGCTGGCCACCCCGCGACCAGCCGAACAGGACGGCCCGGACCTACTATCCACGCTCACCGCCGATGCTGCGGCCCCCGGCAGCCAGGAGATGCGGTGA
- a CDS encoding DUF4041 domain-containing protein, with translation MWVPDSAAPAPAAPVTAVAQAAGAAVVPQQRNGSPDIPLFGARGKARELAVESAQLRAELDQVRVELTGLRAEMSRLGVLSAMELEQHRDRLSREVADLTAKGEAQKAELDRQLRGLRQQIVVTEETALLQEAGVYRYRHPLSDAVAYQSQLSRLQDQIKAMTRKDGGAVKAATGWTVNGSLAEGRVMVRDFSKLMLRAYNAEADNLVRGLKPYKLESAVDRLGKVAAAIAKLGKTMQIRIAEDYHRLRIKELELTADYQEKLAEEKEREREEKARLREERRAQQEIERERARLDKERQHYANALAALQAKGDADGAAQMQDRLTQIDTAIEDVDRRAANVRAGYVYVISNLGAFGEKMVKVGMTRRLDPLDRVRELSDASVPFNFDVHALFFSDDAVGIEAQMHARLADRRVNLVNRRREFFYATPEEAKEHLLALTGSLLQYEEVPEALEYRQSLTQAQEQPVTTT, from the coding sequence TTGTGGGTTCCGGACTCGGCGGCTCCGGCCCCGGCGGCACCCGTCACGGCCGTCGCGCAGGCTGCTGGTGCTGCCGTCGTCCCACAGCAGCGCAACGGAAGTCCGGACATTCCGCTGTTCGGTGCCCGAGGCAAGGCGCGTGAACTGGCCGTAGAGAGTGCGCAGCTCCGCGCCGAGTTGGACCAGGTACGCGTCGAGCTGACGGGCTTGCGGGCAGAGATGTCACGGCTCGGTGTGCTGTCCGCGATGGAGTTGGAGCAGCACCGGGACCGGCTCAGTCGTGAGGTCGCCGACCTGACCGCTAAGGGCGAAGCCCAGAAGGCCGAGCTCGACCGGCAACTGCGTGGGCTTCGGCAGCAGATCGTGGTCACCGAGGAAACCGCACTGTTACAGGAAGCTGGTGTCTATCGGTACCGGCATCCCCTGTCGGACGCGGTTGCCTACCAGAGCCAGCTCAGCCGGCTTCAGGACCAGATCAAGGCTATGACCAGGAAGGACGGGGGAGCGGTCAAGGCTGCCACCGGGTGGACGGTCAATGGCTCGCTCGCCGAGGGCCGGGTGATGGTCCGGGATTTCTCCAAGCTGATGCTCCGTGCCTACAACGCCGAGGCGGACAACCTGGTACGTGGGTTGAAGCCGTACAAGCTCGAGTCGGCCGTCGACCGGCTGGGGAAGGTGGCGGCCGCCATCGCCAAGCTCGGCAAGACGATGCAGATCCGGATCGCCGAGGATTACCACCGGCTGCGGATCAAAGAGTTGGAACTCACCGCTGACTACCAGGAGAAGCTGGCCGAGGAGAAGGAACGGGAACGGGAAGAGAAGGCCCGGCTGCGCGAAGAGCGACGCGCCCAGCAGGAAATCGAACGCGAACGTGCCCGCCTCGACAAGGAACGCCAGCACTACGCCAATGCCCTGGCCGCTTTGCAGGCCAAGGGCGATGCTGACGGTGCCGCCCAGATGCAGGACCGGTTGACCCAGATCGACACCGCGATTGAGGACGTTGACCGGCGGGCCGCCAACGTCCGAGCCGGCTACGTGTACGTGATCTCCAACCTCGGCGCGTTCGGCGAGAAGATGGTCAAGGTCGGCATGACCCGTCGCCTGGACCCGCTGGACCGGGTACGCGAACTCAGTGACGCCTCGGTGCCATTCAACTTCGACGTCCACGCCCTGTTCTTCTCTGACGACGCTGTCGGCATCGAGGCGCAGATGCACGCACGGCTGGCTGACCGTCGGGTCAACCTGGTCAACCGCCGTCGCGAGTTCTTCTACGCCACGCCGGAGGAGGCCAAGGAACACCTGCTGGCGTTGACTGGCAGCCTGCTGCAGTACGAGGAGGTCCCGGAAGCCCTCGAGTACCGGCAGAGCCTCACTCAGGCCCAGGAGCAACCGGTCACGACCACATGA
- a CDS encoding TIGR02679 domain-containing protein, which produces MSTAADRWAAFPGPTKVLAAARELLENGKTGPGVTVRVTLDAAERDQVGRILGMAWEASTVPVTLGRLRKALHGLDDTLEDLLVRLGGPLDDRVAKRELDRKAAQDHLNNAYAVLTSVGIPEHAVALARTRRWLEYTNPDLAESRAQALALLWQHLPAADRPLPELANSLFGNPHHLDRDADLGRLAARLLAAAHATDPGAAAAAAGTALSADAWRQLWASVGVSCDEVSATVLVLNLPLAGSGAPAAIAAAAAETGEPVWLTARSLRRAWEPGPGLHTVRVCENPVVVETAAARLGPHALPLICVYGRPSIAAWLLLEGLAAAGVRLLMTCDRDTAGQQFLTELLRLPGAVEWLAAADGVYEESRLPDLLADLTPAPLAGT; this is translated from the coding sequence GTGAGCACGGCCGCGGACCGCTGGGCCGCTTTCCCCGGCCCGACGAAAGTCCTCGCGGCCGCCCGAGAACTGCTAGAGAACGGCAAGACCGGACCTGGCGTCACCGTCCGGGTCACCCTCGACGCGGCTGAACGCGACCAGGTCGGACGGATCCTCGGTATGGCCTGGGAAGCCTCCACTGTTCCGGTCACCCTCGGCCGGTTACGCAAAGCCCTGCACGGCCTGGACGACACCCTGGAAGACCTCCTCGTCCGGCTCGGCGGTCCACTCGACGACCGGGTCGCCAAGCGTGAATTGGACCGGAAAGCCGCCCAGGACCATCTCAACAACGCCTACGCCGTCTTGACCAGTGTGGGCATCCCTGAGCATGCGGTCGCGCTCGCGCGCACCCGGCGCTGGCTCGAGTACACCAACCCCGATCTGGCCGAAAGCCGCGCCCAGGCTCTAGCCCTGCTATGGCAGCACCTGCCCGCCGCCGACCGCCCGCTGCCAGAGCTCGCGAACTCGCTGTTCGGCAACCCGCACCATCTCGACCGGGATGCCGACCTCGGCCGGCTCGCCGCCCGCCTGCTCGCCGCCGCACACGCCACGGACCCCGGCGCTGCGGCGGCTGCGGCGGGCACCGCGTTGAGCGCCGACGCGTGGCGGCAGTTGTGGGCGAGCGTCGGCGTCAGCTGCGACGAAGTCTCGGCGACCGTCCTCGTCCTCAACCTGCCTCTGGCCGGATCTGGCGCTCCAGCGGCAATCGCTGCCGCAGCCGCCGAGACCGGTGAGCCAGTCTGGCTGACCGCCCGGTCGCTGCGCCGCGCGTGGGAACCCGGACCCGGCCTTCACACTGTCCGGGTGTGCGAGAACCCGGTCGTGGTCGAAACCGCGGCGGCACGGCTAGGCCCCCACGCTCTGCCGCTGATCTGCGTGTACGGGCGCCCGTCGATCGCGGCATGGCTGCTACTGGAGGGTCTGGCTGCCGCCGGGGTCCGTCTGCTGATGACCTGTGACCGCGACACGGCCGGGCAGCAGTTCCTCACGGAACTCCTGCGCCTGCCCGGCGCGGTCGAATGGCTGGCCGCAGCTGACGGCGTCTACGAGGAATCGAGGCTACCGGACCTGCTGGCCGACCTCACCCCTGCACCGCTGGCAGGTACTTGA
- a CDS encoding TIGR02678 family protein — translation MSARTSAQQVAAQHAFVGLLAQPMITPATNRELLRLVVRHQQPLSEAARRLGYRIQRVGQAARLIRVPVGGTATVPPRPSDAPSRRLLALMCLIAACCEEVSGTVTLQRLSDMVRDVCAAPGVQVSHYDPDIKSERRQLRDAAALLARWGVLNRRTSDEKMLEEWTEDGSGPGAGYEVDRDALLLMTSPDVLAAALQPEPANADATRTIRLLRALVETPAVLYADLDPPDADTLRRHRSRYASYLAQMTGGAIEARQEGILLVLHDGDGRPPTVADWPRAKAADWVALLAADQAGRDGVRHDDGTVHLTRVLVDELIDDLIRSRGAYMNDRQKADPQVVLDDAQRVLTELGLLRVTGDGGWVLLPPVARYRDPDVLYPETTSRTSSAAEMTIVEFA, via the coding sequence ATGAGCGCCAGAACGTCGGCGCAGCAGGTCGCGGCGCAGCACGCGTTCGTCGGCCTGCTCGCCCAGCCGATGATCACCCCTGCCACGAACCGGGAGTTGCTCCGGCTGGTGGTTCGCCATCAGCAGCCGCTGTCGGAGGCAGCGCGCCGGCTCGGGTATCGGATCCAGCGGGTCGGTCAGGCGGCCCGACTGATCCGGGTACCGGTCGGCGGAACGGCGACCGTTCCGCCCCGGCCGTCGGACGCCCCGTCTCGGCGGCTGCTGGCGCTGATGTGCCTGATCGCGGCGTGCTGCGAGGAGGTGTCCGGGACGGTCACCCTGCAACGGTTGTCCGACATGGTCCGTGACGTGTGTGCCGCCCCCGGCGTGCAGGTGTCGCACTACGACCCAGACATCAAGTCCGAGCGCCGGCAACTGCGGGACGCGGCGGCGCTGCTGGCCCGCTGGGGTGTGCTGAACCGGCGGACCAGCGACGAGAAGATGCTGGAGGAATGGACTGAGGACGGGTCCGGCCCCGGCGCCGGCTACGAAGTCGACCGGGACGCGCTCCTACTGATGACCAGCCCGGACGTGCTCGCCGCCGCGTTGCAGCCGGAGCCGGCGAACGCGGACGCAACCCGCACGATCCGGCTACTGCGGGCCCTGGTCGAAACCCCGGCAGTGCTCTACGCCGACCTCGATCCCCCCGACGCGGACACGCTGCGCCGACACCGGTCCCGATACGCCAGCTATCTGGCGCAGATGACCGGCGGTGCGATCGAGGCCCGACAGGAAGGGATCCTGCTGGTCCTCCACGACGGCGACGGCCGTCCACCGACGGTCGCCGATTGGCCGCGGGCGAAAGCCGCGGACTGGGTCGCGCTGCTCGCCGCCGACCAGGCCGGCCGCGACGGCGTCCGCCACGACGACGGCACGGTCCACCTGACCCGGGTCCTGGTCGACGAGCTGATCGACGACCTGATCCGCTCACGGGGTGCGTACATGAACGACCGGCAGAAAGCCGACCCACAGGTCGTCCTCGACGACGCGCAGCGGGTCCTGACCGAGCTCGGCCTGCTGCGAGTCACCGGTGACGGCGGCTGGGTGCTACTGCCGCCCGTCGCCCGCTACCGCGACCCGGACGTGCTCTATCCCGAAACCACCAGCCGCACCTCGTCCGCCGCTGAGATGACCATTGTGGAGTTTGCCTGA
- a CDS encoding exonuclease domain-containing protein → MSSVGLFAYGSTGGSAGVDLGEVPFVVVDVETTGLSPKSDRIVEIALVRVEGGRVVDEWATLVDPGRDPGPTFIHHITADMLSGAPTFADAAGEILSRLDGAVAVAHNARFEEGFIAQEFARVGISTAPLPAVCTQRLARQVLAAPNFQLVSCCTVCGIELHDAHTALGDTRATAQLLNRLLANAPTLRFPSPSAPVPLPRYPRLAQPRTRVTGLRKGTDGWIQSLLGKLPYSTSDADPASAEAYLAAVGSALSDGRLTGAEAKVLARLAGQSGMGTQQVRDLHHRYLDGLRDVALADDILTGTEYQQLVTAARLLGEPDYFADLTAPKEESTDRTQAAKQKGQRVWCSPSVAADVRGRLTQAGFVLALNLTRNVVTAIVAAADRDNTKVARARELAIPIRSDMALDDMLGTTAASSSASQQPDSTAAVGVEPTCSRTEPTSAATVPGPTQRVPQVIAGWYLDPSGRWTYRFWDGQSWTEKVSGGDGRTWSDSTGLSLWCAPTTDGLVDGHQPHTLVDQITTMQKTDVHAALLLTVRCIDAVENDSRTSGCGVAPWFYERAAIIFARLRDPAAEVAVLERFARQRHAPGAAPSGLLNRLRKLRQTTAP, encoded by the coding sequence ATGTCGTCGGTCGGACTGTTCGCCTACGGGTCAACGGGCGGCAGCGCAGGTGTCGACCTGGGTGAGGTGCCGTTCGTGGTAGTGGACGTGGAGACGACCGGGCTGTCGCCGAAGTCCGATCGGATCGTGGAAATCGCCCTGGTTCGCGTCGAAGGAGGCCGGGTGGTCGACGAGTGGGCAACCCTCGTCGACCCTGGACGCGACCCCGGTCCAACCTTCATCCATCACATCACTGCCGACATGCTGTCCGGAGCGCCCACGTTCGCCGACGCGGCGGGCGAGATCCTGTCGAGACTCGACGGGGCCGTGGCGGTAGCGCACAACGCCCGCTTCGAGGAGGGATTCATCGCGCAGGAGTTCGCCCGGGTCGGCATCAGCACCGCGCCCCTGCCAGCGGTGTGCACCCAGCGGCTGGCCCGACAGGTGCTGGCCGCGCCGAACTTCCAGCTCGTGTCCTGCTGCACTGTGTGCGGTATCGAGCTGCACGACGCCCATACCGCTCTCGGTGACACCCGGGCAACCGCCCAGCTCCTCAACAGACTCCTGGCCAACGCGCCCACCTTGCGGTTTCCCTCCCCCTCCGCCCCTGTCCCGCTGCCGCGGTACCCCCGCCTCGCCCAGCCCCGTACCAGGGTCACCGGCCTGCGCAAGGGCACGGATGGTTGGATCCAGTCGCTGCTGGGGAAACTGCCCTACTCCACCAGTGACGCCGACCCGGCGTCCGCCGAGGCGTACCTCGCCGCCGTAGGGAGCGCACTCAGCGACGGTCGACTGACTGGCGCCGAAGCCAAGGTACTGGCACGGCTGGCGGGACAGTCCGGCATGGGCACCCAGCAGGTGCGGGACCTGCACCACCGCTACCTCGACGGGCTGCGGGACGTCGCACTCGCCGACGACATCCTGACCGGCACCGAGTACCAACAGCTCGTCACAGCCGCACGACTTCTCGGCGAACCGGACTACTTCGCGGACCTCACCGCGCCGAAGGAAGAGAGCACGGACCGCACCCAGGCCGCCAAGCAGAAGGGACAGCGCGTCTGGTGCAGCCCGTCCGTGGCCGCCGACGTCCGTGGCCGCCTTACCCAGGCTGGCTTCGTCCTGGCGCTGAACCTGACCCGCAACGTCGTCACCGCCATTGTCGCCGCCGCCGACCGAGACAACACGAAGGTCGCGCGAGCACGCGAACTCGCCATACCGATCCGCTCCGATATGGCCCTCGACGACATGCTGGGTACCACCGCCGCGTCTTCCTCGGCATCCCAGCAGCCCGACAGCACAGCCGCCGTGGGCGTCGAACCGACCTGCTCCCGTACCGAGCCGACATCGGCCGCTACGGTGCCCGGTCCCACTCAACGCGTACCGCAGGTCATCGCTGGCTGGTACCTGGACCCGTCAGGGCGGTGGACCTACCGCTTCTGGGATGGCCAGAGCTGGACCGAGAAGGTCAGCGGCGGAGACGGCCGGACGTGGTCAGACAGCACCGGCCTATCGCTGTGGTGTGCGCCCACGACAGATGGACTGGTCGACGGCCATCAACCGCACACTCTCGTGGACCAGATCACGACGATGCAGAAGACCGATGTCCACGCGGCGCTGCTCCTGACCGTCCGATGCATCGACGCGGTGGAGAACGACTCACGAACCAGTGGATGTGGGGTGGCTCCTTGGTTCTATGAGAGGGCTGCCATCATCTTCGCCCGACTGCGTGACCCCGCCGCCGAAGTCGCCGTGCTTGAACGATTCGCCCGGCAGCGACATGCTCCCGGGGCCGCGCCTTCTGGGCTCCTCAACCGCCTCCGCAAACTACGCCAAACCACTGCGCCGTGA